From a region of the Odontesthes bonariensis isolate fOdoBon6 chromosome 2, fOdoBon6.hap1, whole genome shotgun sequence genome:
- the ephx5 gene encoding epoxide hydrolase 1 has protein sequence MQRLQLLKDTFFGLDVVQQQLLIGSAVAAGGILAYAVHRRSRPKTIPFGEGWWGSGEKPQSEDDKIYPFTVQTSDKEIEDLHERIDRTRYSDPLEDSCFQYGFNSTYLKKVVSYWRNEFDWRKQVAVLNKYPHFKTKIEGLDVHFIHVRPPSSVNQRVLPLMLVHGWPGSFYEFYRILPLLTQNHDSVVFEVIIPSLPGYGFSEAPHKKGFNSLAAARVFLKLMERLGFSHFYLQGGDWGSLVTTNMAQMKPDCVKGLHLNMCMSPRGFKVLLSLIIGPYLPFLVGLSREDVRRLFPFFEKNVYEILRETGYLHIQGTKPDTAGCGVNDSPVGLAAYILEKFSTWTDMKNRDLMDGGLERKFSLDDLLTNVMIYWTTGSIVSSMRFYKENLNSNIEKRIDSKTGIFVPTGVAAFPQELMHCPKSWAQIRYRNLYSYTFMSRGGHFAAFEEPQLLANDIIQFVKKVEKL, from the exons ATGCAGAGGCTCCAGCTTTTGAA GGACACTTTCTTTGGCCTGGACGTTGTGCAACAACAGCTTCTAATCGGGTCTGCTGTGGCAGCAGGGGGAATACTGGCTTATGCGGTGCACAGGAGGAGCAGGCCGAAAACTATCCCTTTTGGGGAAGGGTGGTGGGGATCAGGAGAAAAGCCACAGTCGGAGGATGATAAAATATATCCATTTACAGTGCAAACCTCAGATAAAGAGATCGAG GACCTCCATGAGCGCATTGACAGAACCCGCTACAGCGACCCTTTAGAAGACAGCTGCTTCCAGTATGGCTTCAACTCCACTTATCTCAAGAAAGTGGTGTCCTATTGGAGGAATGAGTTTGACTGGAGAAAGCAGGTGGCGGTGCTTAACAAATATCCACACTTCAAAACCAAAATCGAAG GACTGGACGTGCACTTCATCCATGTACGCCCACCTTCCAGTGTGAATCAGAGGGTTCTGCCACTCATGCTTGTTCACGGCTGGCCAGGCTCCTTTTATGAGTTCTACAGGATCCTACCACTTCTGACACAAAACCATGATAGCGTTGTGTTTGAGGTCATAATCCCATCTCTCCCTGGCTACGGCTTCTCAGAAGCCCCTCATAAAAAAG GATTTAACAGTCTGGCTGCTGCCCGAGTTTTCCTAAAACTGATGGAGCGCTTGGGTTTCTCCCACTTCTATCTGCAAGGAGGCGACTGGGGCTCTCTTGTCACCACGAACATGGCACAGATGAAGCCCGA CTGCGTGAAAGGTCTCCACCTAAACATGTGTATGTCACCGAGGGGTTTCAAAGTGCTGTTGTCTTTGATCATTGGTCCCTATCTGCCCTTCCTGGTGGGCCTCAGTCGAGAAGATGTTCGCCGGTTGTTCCCTTTCTTTGAGAAGAACGTCTATGAAATCCTGAGGGAAACCGGCTACCTTCACATTCAGGGCACTAAACCGGACACTGCAG GATGTGGGGTGAATGACTCTCCTGTAGGCTTGGCAGCCTACATTCTGGAAAAGTTCTCCACCTGGACTGATATGAAGAACAGAGATCTGATGGATGGGGGGCTGGAGAG AAAATTCAGCCTGGATGACCTGTTGACAAATGTCATGATCTACTGGACCACAGGCTCCATCGTCTCCTCCATGCGCTTCTACAAAGAAAACCTCAATAGTAACATTGAAAAAAGGATCGACTCAAA GACGGGAATATTTGTTCCTACCGGAGTGGCTGCTTTCCCACAGGAGCTGATGCATTGCCCCAAGTCATGGGCACAAATTAGATATCGAAACCTCTACTCCTACACTTTTATGTCCCGCGGTGGCCACTTCGCTGCCTTTGAAGAGCCCCAGCTGCTGGCCAACGACATCATCCAGTTCGTTAAAAAAGTGGAGAAGCTCTAA